One segment of Myxocyprinus asiaticus isolate MX2 ecotype Aquarium Trade chromosome 41, UBuf_Myxa_2, whole genome shotgun sequence DNA contains the following:
- the si:ch211-196f5.2 gene encoding uncharacterized protein si:ch211-196f5.2 codes for MIIDVNKAKSERLPVNSVKDNRVKLAGQEKEVQHGDLPQEIHVNGDTGENHLDSPTNNKMVRAELEWVVPMCVPLPIEVLNPDQAFPFLNATLADLGIEESAVKERVVWVDTKRTQVKGKSGKLKEKEVTVLEVRVKAQHPGERQSQEVLYSTESHTDRSFCRSGVDILPWRHTQPAENELQPVEMILALDTVSESTSKWQKTEQKQDFPNEE; via the exons ATGATCATAGACGTAAACAAAGCAAAAAGTGAACGGTTGCCGGTCAACTCAGTTAAAGACAACAGAGTCAAACTGGCAGGCCAGGAAAAAGAGGTCCAGCATGGGGACTTGCCCCAGGAGATTCACGTGAATGGTGACACTGGTGAGAATCACTTGGACTCCCCCACCAATAACAAAATGGTACGGGCTGAGCTGGAATGGGTGGTACCCATGTGTGTCCCCCTACCCATTGAAGTTCTCAACCCTGACCAGGCTTTTCCCTTCCTGAATGCCACACTCGCTGACCTGGGCATCGAAGA ATCGGCAGTAAAGGAGCGTGTAGTTTGGGTGGACACCAAGCGCACGCAGGTGAAGGGGAAGTCTGGGAAGCTGAAGGAGAAAGAGGTGACAGTTCTGGAGGTGCGTGTGAAAGCGCAGCACCCTGGAGAGCGTCAGAGTCAGGAGGTGCTCTACAGCACAGAGTCCCACACTGATCGCTCCTTCTGCAGAAGCGGGGTGGACATCCTGCCGTGGAGACACACACAGCCAG CTGAAAATGAACTCCAGCCTGTGGAAATGATTCTGGCTTTAGACACAGTGTCAGAGTCCACGTCCAAATGGCAGAAGACAGAACAGAAACAAGACTTTCCAAACGAGGAGTGA